From the Pedobacter cryoconitis genome, one window contains:
- a CDS encoding DUF4143 domain-containing protein — protein MEAFHRYAIIGGMPEVIKTDVQQHSLSDLPRIYESIWGTYKNDVEKYTSNETERKIIKHLMDTSPLYLDERIKFQGFGNSNYKSREVGEAFRTLNDAKIVLLIYPTTDMHPPVKADLKKSPRLQFLDTGLVNYSVGIQSEMLAMNDLNNAYKGAIIPHLVTQELISLQSISAHTPNFWVREKSQSNAEVDLLYSYQRFVIPIEIKSGSTGSLKSLHQFIDASDHPYTIRMYAGFFNIEKAITPNKKPYLLMNLPYYAGTSLPQYIEWFVKQEF, from the coding sequence ATGGAAGCATTTCATCGTTATGCAATTATTGGGGGGATGCCAGAAGTGATAAAAACAGACGTCCAGCAACATAGCCTTTCCGATTTACCCAGGATATATGAAAGTATTTGGGGTACTTATAAAAATGATGTCGAGAAATATACATCCAATGAAACAGAGAGGAAGATTATTAAGCATTTAATGGACACTTCTCCCTTATACCTTGATGAACGGATTAAATTTCAAGGATTTGGTAATTCAAACTATAAATCAAGGGAAGTTGGAGAGGCGTTCAGGACGCTTAATGACGCGAAAATTGTACTTTTAATTTATCCTACAACCGACATGCATCCTCCGGTGAAAGCAGATTTGAAAAAATCGCCGCGTTTACAATTCCTTGATACTGGTTTAGTTAATTATTCTGTCGGTATTCAGTCGGAAATGCTTGCGATGAATGATTTAAATAATGCTTACAAGGGGGCAATTATACCACATTTAGTCACGCAGGAACTAATATCGCTACAAAGTATTTCAGCACACACACCTAATTTTTGGGTGAGGGAAAAGTCTCAATCAAATGCGGAGGTAGATTTACTTTATTCTTATCAGCGTTTTGTTATTCCTATTGAAATAAAATCGGGAAGCACAGGCAGTTTAAAGTCACTTCACCAATTTATTGACGCATCTGATCATCCTTATACTATTCGTATGTATGCAGGTTTTTTTAATATTGAGAAAGCAATTACACCAAACAAAAAACCATACCTGCTAATGAATTTACCTTACTATGCAGGTACTTCACTGCCACAATACATCGAATGGTTTGTCAAACAGGAATTTTAA